In Mycoplasmopsis cynos, one DNA window encodes the following:
- a CDS encoding HAD hydrolase family protein, giving the protein MDGTLLNSEAKIITKNLEAILKLKALGKNIFIATGRHFHSARTYLDQVIPNFP; this is encoded by the coding sequence TTAGATGGAACATTATTGAATTCTGAAGCAAAAATTATTACTAAAAATCTTGAAGCAATTTTGAAACTAAAAGCATTAGGAAAAAACATTTTTATTGCAACAGGGAGACATTTTCATTCTGCTAGAACATATTTAGATCAAGTTATTCCAAATTTTCCA